In Promicromonospora sukumoe, the following proteins share a genomic window:
- a CDS encoding ABC transporter permease — protein sequence MATELRGATELRGKETWGLALRKHWRLYTLALLPVIWFLVFRYLPMAGNVIAFRRFRPGGSIFGEEWVGLYYIERFIQDQAFWQAFQNTVIIGALTLVIVFPLPIILALLLNELRSRVFKRFVQTVSYLPHFMSVVIVAGFVFELTSLDGTVNRLVKLFGGDPISFMQQADWFRTIYVSSEVWQTVGWGTILYLATLTTIDAQLYEAARIDGANRWQQTWHVTLPGIRPTMMVLLILNIGQFMQVGFEKIFLLYNTLTQPTADVISTYIYRVGLTSGQLSYATAIGLFEAVIGLVLVFSANAISRRVTGSSLW from the coding sequence ATGGCAACCGAGCTACGCGGCGCGACAGAGCTACGCGGCAAGGAGACGTGGGGCCTGGCCCTGCGCAAGCACTGGCGCCTCTACACGCTCGCGCTCCTGCCGGTCATCTGGTTCCTGGTCTTCCGCTACCTGCCCATGGCCGGCAACGTCATCGCCTTCCGCCGGTTCCGGCCGGGCGGGTCGATCTTCGGCGAGGAGTGGGTCGGCCTCTACTACATCGAGCGCTTCATCCAGGACCAGGCGTTCTGGCAGGCGTTCCAGAACACGGTGATCATCGGCGCGCTGACGCTCGTGATCGTGTTCCCGCTGCCGATCATCCTGGCGCTCCTGCTCAACGAGCTCCGCTCGCGGGTGTTCAAGCGGTTCGTGCAGACGGTCAGCTACCTGCCGCACTTCATGTCCGTCGTGATCGTCGCCGGCTTCGTCTTCGAGCTGACGTCGCTGGACGGCACGGTGAACCGCCTGGTCAAGCTGTTCGGCGGCGACCCCATCTCGTTCATGCAGCAGGCCGACTGGTTCCGCACCATCTACGTGTCGTCCGAGGTCTGGCAGACCGTGGGCTGGGGCACCATCCTCTACCTCGCCACGCTGACCACCATCGACGCGCAGCTCTACGAGGCGGCCCGTATCGACGGCGCCAACCGCTGGCAGCAGACGTGGCACGTCACGCTGCCCGGCATCCGCCCCACGATGATGGTGCTGCTCATCCTGAACATCGGCCAGTTCATGCAGGTGGGCTTCGAGAAGATCTTCCTGCTCTACAACACGCTGACCCAGCCGACGGCGGACGTGATCTCCACGTACATCTACCGCGTCGGCCTCACCTCCGGGCAGCTGAGCTACGCCACGGCGATCGGCCTGTTCGAGGCCGTGATCGGCCTGGTCCTC